One Brassica napus cultivar Da-Ae chromosome C4, Da-Ae, whole genome shotgun sequence genomic region harbors:
- the LOC106430012 gene encoding F-box protein At2g35280-like, translating to MAEFPILDLPSEVQALVVERVANKSFQDLYRLRSTCKSMRALADMRQVYAWFDMFKFPWYVGLRNTLLRRCYNLGSPSTLYIKGVEYFYLLDRHEEGLALIKRAADAGFERGLYTYAMPRKLYWEDE from the coding sequence ATGGCAGAATTCCCGATTCTCGATCTCCCTTCAGAGGTCCAAGCATTAGTGGTCGAACGCGTGGCAAATAAATCCTTCCAAGATCTCTATAGACTCCGATCTACTTGTAAGTCAATGCGTGCGTTGGCAGACATGCGTCAAGTGTATGCTTGGTTTGATATGTTTAAATTCCCTTGGTACGTCGGCTTGCGGAATACGTTGTTGAGAAGATGCTACAACTTGGGAAGCCCAAGTACTCTTTACATCAAGGGTGTAGAGTATTTCTACCTGTTAGACCGTCATGAAGAAGGACTTGCTTTGATAAAGAGAGCAGCGGATGCCGGATTCGAGCGAGGTTTGTATACCTATGCAATGCCTCGCAAACTATACTGGGAGGATGAGTAG